TGGCATTATATAAGCAGCCAGTGGTGGGGTGTGAGGTTCCTCATTTACACGGAATGGCCCAACAAAGGGAATGGATGTCCTGGCCGATGGGGTGTGGGAAGCGGGTAGGTTAACGAGCGGACATTGAGCAGCCTGTGGTCGGCCGACAACTACTATACGACGACTTTCGCCTTGCGAGTCTGAAGTTATGTCTGCCGCTCGCCGACTTCGCCGGCAAACGGACTAGCCGAGTGCCAATCATATTGGCAATCAAGACACAGTGCGGTGTTGTACTGGCCAGGAAACTCTGGGTAGCCAACACTGATCAGGCTGAATGTCCCAATTGGTGGCGAGTGACAGATGATGCGAGGCAACGGCACTCAGCGCCACGTAAACGACACACAGCGGTCCTTAATAGCACACAGTTACGGGCGTACTGCAGCGGTCCTGTCAAGCTAGAGGCCACGCTCCGAAACAGGGAACAAATGCACTAACCAATACCAGCACATAAgcgagcgtgcgcgcgcgcccatcgTCGGCTAGGacgaccaggaccaggacggACAGGCGAGCGCCGTGGAGGCCTCGTCCTTCGGCCTCGTCGAgtagcccagcccagcccttTATACAGTCGCTCTCGCGTGTCAGGTGGAGCCACCGGACGTCGCCGTGAGTGCCAGGCCAGTCGCCAGACGCGAGGAACGCGTAGTTTGATCAGCAGGCCGATTCGCAGCACGATCGATACCGCGCTTGGTACCGATGCACCTGGCAGCCCCCGCGGGAGTCCCGGAAGTCCGTGTGACACCAGCACCCTCGACGAGCATCGACGAGCGGCCGCTCCGCTAGCCGCTGGTCGCGTTGCAAGGCGCGGCTACGCGGTCCACTCCACCCATCCCAGCAGGCCCCGGTaagtccccccccccccccccccccaccccctccccgCCCGCGGTTCAGTATACGAGAGCTACCTGTGGTTTTTCACCGACTGAGCTCCCAGTgacagtggcagtggcagtagAGGGTTTTCTCAATACCGACTGCCCGcccgcgagtgtgtgtgtgtacgtgttaCGTTACACGACAACTCGTATGCAACCCGTTCATTGATGTTCTGGGCTGGGCGAAGATGGCGCACCGTCCTCTGTCCGGCCTGTCACCTGTCAAATGGCTTTGGGAGTTCCGTTTGGCTCCGTGAATTAGTTgcggttggaaaattttcccTACCCCTCTACTGCTACTCCGCCTCCGTCTTCACCGCCCTCACTCAGTGATGTGCCGGTCCTGGGAGAAGAATTTCTGGACCCAACAACGCGCACCGCCGGTTTTGATGAGCGGTTTCGCGTAAGTGATTCGCGGACAGAAGAcccgaagcgaacgaaaggaaacaaaatggaaaagggTAGTTAACAAAGGACCAGGCGGGGAGATCCACGTCATCCTGGGGCTCGTCAGACGCGTTCTGTCCCCGCAGGGattcggacggacggaattatcaattcgattcgattggaaTGTTGTGAGCGACACCAACCGAGCCCACGTTTCTGGCAAGTGATCCAAATGATGGAGTAACTAGTCCACCTGGCATATCGGCATCTTGTGATCGTTTACCACACACCGTTACAGCGGGCAGCAGAGCTGTCAAATTGCCTGTCGGCTCGGGTTCTGGTTGCTGGATTTAGAGACCAAATCGTTAGTCGACTAAATTCGAATTCGAGACTAAATTGTTATTGTTCAAAGGATGTCGCTTTCAACTTTTGGGCAACACAGACCGGCCACCGGTAATCAGTATGTTTCGGTCTAGCTCTAGTTATTTTGGGTTTCATTTTTAACAGACTGCTTCCTCGCGACAAgcaaaccccttttttcaGCCAGGACAATGCGTAGAACGCACTAGCGTTAGAGTGGCAGTGAGCAACGGCcaggaaaccggaaaaagggcctttgcctcggcctcggtcggtTCCCGCGTGTAACCGGATCACTCTGCCGATGCCCGCGGGCTAATCACTGATGGCCTAGCCCAGTCCCAGGACCAGGGACGATACTGCATTAGAAATCGCGTGATAACTCGGTCTGATACTCGGTCTCGGCGCTGAATCTTCGCATCTTCGATAGTTTCAGTTCTTCGATTTAGTTCGCGCGAACGCACCGATGCGGTTTTATTTCTGGAGTAGTTTTCAGCACGTCGGGCGAACGCACTCCAGACGGAACATGTGGTAGCGTTTTTTGGGCGCACCAGTGATGGGCGCATTTTCAATCATATTTTCTCGGCCAGCACTCCACTCGGGTTCTCGGGGTAAGAAGGAGTTATAATTAGAACCGTTGCTGAGTGTACCGCAACGCGCGCGCAGGTAATGCTCTACGTACTCTAGCTGGACATGTCTAGACAGGTTCTGCTCGGCTGCGCACGGCGCGCCTCCTAAGTGCAGCTGAGCAGTATTTTTAAACCGCATCTCGGTGTCCGGTGGACCTGGAGCTAGCCGTATATGGAGCACAGCCGTGGGCTTCGATGCAACGGTTTCCCCTTTCTAGCCGCTGAAGCTGGACCAGAACAAACCCGTGAGggcgagagcaagagagacagagagagcgaaggagAAAGAACCATATAGTTCACCACACGGCGAGAGACGTGAGCATGATGGAAAATCGGAACTACGTACAAGTGCAGCCGCAGACCGCAGATGAGTCTGCGCACccatacatacatacacacacgcaaccgCCGACGAGCGTGTCCTTACGGACCGAGCTATCCGGAGTCCTGTAGACTTTCGCTTTTAGCTCCCATTAGCAGTTCGGGCTTTCGGGGCTTCCGCGGACGTCCGGCGACATCCCAACGTCATCTTCCCGTCGGCCCGAAGAACCCGAGCGGAAAACGAGTCTGATACGCATGCACTCGCCgcacacacccggcacccggcagcaCACCCGAATGCAGCCCTCCCGAAAAGGACATTCGGCTGTTCGGTAGCGTGCGCGCATGCGCATGGCATGGCAAACTCAGAGTACAGCGCGTCAGAGCAAGCGACACCCGGTGTGCATAAATCCGCTCCTAAGCGCGCCACTGGCGGCCAAAAGTATCGgaccacacaccaccgcctCAGCGGTTGAatggttgatttatttgacacatttatttgaatggtTGATTCTTAAAATATAtatgtacagggtgtttcCATCACGAtacaactatttaaatgttgaataagtCCGCTATTTGTCTGTCGATTTTAACAAATCGGCATGATTTATTTGGGGTATAcaatgccgtttattaacaattcacccagaatacaatatcgatcaaatgatcgcctccattagacacacaaaaagcggcctttttatgggcatttttcattgtatttgacaacatttcggtaatagacaacgtaatagcagccATTTCCGgtgtgatgttagctttcagttcttcaacgTTCTTCGATTGTTAGTCTTcgaatagccccacagaaagaagtcacaAAAAATTCGGCACTCATAACACGCAgagttttcacagttttctcAGTTGAaggattattttcaatgtagagcgctacaacTTTAGTCCactgttttaaataaaattgatCCATaaactaaaacggcatagaaTGAATCAGAATGTTACAGAATCTggctaatttgtcaaaatcgattgACAAATAGTGGAGTTAttagttggatcgtgatggagCGCCctgtataaaatacaattttggttacagcaaattgggaaatatgaaaaatttataaGTGGGAGGTCGCCAACTCATTcatcaaaagcacatttcattgaagctcatttccacctcggtgggtATGTTAGTAAGCAGTACTGTGGTTCGGAAAGttccacacatcgtgcaagagaagccaatgcacccgtCAACGAGAGACTGTTTAGTACGGATTTGCCTTGGCGGATAACTTGGCCGGCATTTGGTTTCggcagcgacagccacaatcgatattctATATTCGGCGAACAAACGAGTAACTAGATacgacctcaagaccgaaattcaagttgctattgccgaaataggaccagaatCGAGAGTCGAAAGTGTACTCAAAAATAGTTGAGACCGAATGAGCTTCCCTGCCAAGccaattgttttccacaaaaaaaatgtcatgaattaacctttcaaataaatatttaagtatcgaaaaatattcatccgtttctgttttatgaccaaatgaaaaaaaaagaacgcttgtttggacacccttAGGCTTATGGCACATTGAGCCATCGGGCCAGTCTTGATTTCTGCTGTTGGGAGTATCCATTCatgtgtttggatttttggaaCTGTGCCGATTACTGGACTTCCAAAACCGTCACCAACCTCACTCTGCAAATCGAGTGCCTCTGAATGGGTTCGAATTTTGCCCAGAAATAGTAACCCAATAGAGTTGGCTTCGACTTCAACGACATCCTGGAGTTGGGACTCCAGCCCAAGAAGGACCAAGAACTCTCGAGCTCTAGTGGACCGCCGGGCTGCGTGTGTTCCCAATTTTTCCTCCCACCAAACGGCGTCCCAAGACTTTCGTGCATCACCGTGGGCACACACAAGAGgcacacacttttcacaccTTTCTccgccgctctctctctctctctctctctctgcctctctgtCGTTTTCCACGCACGCACATTTTcttcgtgcgcgcgcgcctgcgCCTTCGTCCCGTCGTGCatttcgttcggttttattCATTCTTTCGCtgtcgcgcgcgctctctctctctcgtctgTCATTCTCTTCTTAGAGACGTTTGCTCTGTGGTTCCGTTCGTTCTCGGCTCGGATCTTCGGCCGATTGTCGGGTTTTTCGGCATCCCCTAGACGGGACCCATTGCGCATCGCTTCCACGCATCGCTTCTGTGCAACCGAAGGGAACAATagagcaccagagagagagagacacagcgAGAAGGAGAGAGTCCGCGAGAGGTGAAAGGTGATCGTCCCGACGAGGGgcgtgtgtgcggcggcggcggcgtgggtGTGTACCgcctcgttcgttcggttttcgCACGCGCGGCCGCGTAGTCGAACCTAGTCCGTCGTCAGCGAGAAGTCCTGCCGTGTCGCTCCGCGTTCTAGGGCCGCGGTGGCTGATCGATTGTGCGCGAGTTGTTGATaaaaaaccggggaaaaacTGCCCACCAGACCCGCTGTGTAGTGTATAGTTTgctatcatcgtcatcgtcacgcGAAACCTGCTGCGGTACGGTGCTTTTCTCGTAACGCTGCTGTTCGGGTCGCCTtccggtgcgcgtgtgtgtatgtgtgtgtgtttgtgtgcggtgcATTTACACATATTTTTTATACTTTTGGTGAGTTTCGCTCCGTGTGTGCGCCCTTCTGGGTGATAGCGGTGGGGATTGGGCTGCCGTGGGCCGGGTGGGTCGGGAATGGCCGCTaggagcaacaacaaatgTTCGTGTGTGgtgtccggatccggatccggacctCCTGGAGCTGGAGCCTGCAAAACGAGCCTCtggccgctgtgtgtgtgtgtgcgtgcgtggaaAAGGGAACCGGAAACCTAGGTCCTAGGAGCGCAAGGGGCATCCGTTTCGAGGGACGGGGCGAGAACCCGTTTTTtccacgggcgggcgggcagggCAAGAAAAAGGGCGAGATGCGCATTGCACGCGAAGAGATTGATGAAAAACCTGCGAAGGGTCGACGATAGAGCCGCGAGAGCACAATAGGGTAGTAGGGTAGGGTGGTGGTAGGGTGACCAACAGCGACCGGGGATGGGAGGGGAGCGTGGCGGGCACGTGTGTTCGCACATTACTGGTGCGAGGGGCGAGGAGGGAGCGCAaagagagggggagagagagagaaagggagggGGAGCGAGAGTTAGCGGGGTATACttgaaaaaaagggaaaaaagcaGAACGCCTTCTACTAGTTGAAGGCTTCCCGCGAAGGCCCCGCTCGCGGCCGCAGAGCGAATGCGCAGTACGCAGTTCCGAAAGTCGCGAGTCGGCCCttcctgggggggggggggggggggggggggggggggggggggggggggtcccgCGAGGGCCCCGCTCGCGGCCGCAGAGCGAATGCGCAGTACGCAGTTCCGAAAGTCGCGAGTTCGGCCCTtcctgccccccccccccccccccccctcccggccACAAGATCAGGAGATATCGACCGTGACGTAGTCCGTGTAGTGTGGAGCCAGAAGTATTACGAGGCCAGGCCGTTTTTAGGAAGGAAACCAGCGGCAATCGATTTCGGGCAAACCAGAGTGTCCAGCACGAGGTGTCCAGGCGTGGAAGGGCGTCTCACTGGACAAActaaccccccccccccccccccacggaCACATCCTACTAACCTACGTCCGGTCcaacgttccgttccgtttcgtgtcTTGTTTCAGATATTGGAACTTCGGATGTCATCGACACTTTGGCCGGCGACAGCAATCCGTACCGCGCTACCTATACACGGCTAGAAAGGAGcgagcgaaagcgagagagagagagagagagtgagggagAGATAGgtagagaaagagcgagagagagcgagagagagagcgagtctACATGGACAGTACTGCGTAACCGTGTTGGGAGTGTGCCTGAAAAGCCTGGAGGTTTTAATACTGGACTGCGGGATTCGAGAACGTCACCGAGCTCGGCGCTAGTGCGAGGTCTCGACCGACAGCACCGATATTTATCCGGCGgtgcagagcagagcagagcaaacCACGGAACAAAAAAGATCAACTGCTTCCTATTTACAAAATTGAACCCTAGTAGCAAAGAGTTAGTAGTTTAATATCCACGCGACCTGTACAACGCGCGCACGCGGACGACTAGCATCTCGTGGAAGCCCCGTGTAGACCTGGACACCCGTGACCAGTGACCCGATCGAAGCGACCTGACGAGCCTCGAGAGCGACTACAAGTGCATCCACTCCACATCCACTCCCCACTTccagagccgagccgagaggaCGAGCGGGTTGCTATCGACTTCCACCCGGATCCACCAGTGACAGTGACACTACTAGCGTACCTTAACACGAGCACCCCGAAAACAGGAGACCCGATTGACCCGGAACAGACCCGGAACTGAAGTGGCCGGAAGTCGGGGTCGGCAGTAAGTGTTATGACAATCAACATTAGCATTCAAACGAATCAAGAGTGAAATTTAAAAGACAACACAGCACCGCAACAAGGatagccaaccaaccaaccaaccaccagcCCCCTCCGCCTCCAGGAGATCCCATAGCGACAACGCCcttcgaaaccgaaacctaaTCAGCATTCGTGCTACCTCGCGTACATCGTTAGAACTACCAATACCAGTATACTTGAGAGGTGTGAAAACGTACGCacgcaggacgacgacgacgacgagggctGCCAGACAAGGCAAGTCAGGACACCCTCTACtagtggcgcgcgcgtgcggtTGACGTTGACGGATAAACAGAGCAGAGGTGTGTCAAGTAGTTCCGCCGTCTAGTTCCAATTGCTAATCGCtatagagcgagagagagagccaaacACCTAGGAGTCGGGCAGTCGTACTGAAGGATTTGAGTAGGTCGGCCAGAGACAGAGCCGAAAGACGGATTTTGTAAACACAAACGCAGCGCATCCAGCCACTTACGCCCCCCAAGagccccccacccccggaaACGGGCCACGGGAAGGAAGACAGCACACATTAAAGCAACAGAGAATCCATCCATCCTTTACGATTAGTTACGACCAGTGCAGCAGTAGGCGCCAGTGAGCAGAGAGTAGTGACCGTACGGCCGACCAACCAATCTCAACTCAACATGATCGCCAACGGACTGGAAACCGTACAGCAAAATGGGCGCTCCGGGTCGATCGGGAGCGGGCAGGAGGACAGCAAGACAAACCTGATCGTCAACTACCTGCCGCAAACGATGACCCAGGAGGAGGTGAAGTCGCTGTTCTCCAGCATCGGCGACGTCGAGAGCTGCAAGCTCATCAGGGACAAGGTCACCGGTAAGTCGCACCAACGGCACCCCCAAACCCCACAGAACCTTTTATCATccttttcttctcttctttttgCTTCTCCGGCCCGCAAGCAGGGCAGAGCCTGGGGTACGGGTTCGTCAACTACCACCGGCCGGAGGACGCCGAGAAGGCGATCAACACGTTCAACGGGCTGCGGCTACAGAACAAAACGATCAAGGTGTCGTTCGCGCGGCCCAGCTCCGACGCCATCAAGGGAGCCAACCTGTACGTGTCGGGGCTGTCGAAGAGCATGACCCAGCAGGACCTGGAGAACCTGTTCAACGCGTACGGGCAGATCATCACCTCCCGCATTCTATGTGATAACATTACCGGCCTATCGAAGGGCGTCGGCTTCATCCGGTTCGACCAGCGCTCGGAGGCGGAACGGGCGATCCAGCAGCTGAACGGCACCACGCCGAAGGGTGCGTCCGAGCCGATCACGGTGAAGTTCGCCAACAACCCCAGCAATAACATCAACAAGGCGATCCCGCCGCTCGCCGCCTATCTGACGCCGACGCCCAACCTGAGACGCTTTCCGCCAGGACCAATCCATCCATTGAGCGGCCGATTCAGGTGAGCTGCGCCTGCTACGACGTAGACTTGGCGGTAGTAATGTAGTAatactagtagtagtagtagtagtagtagtagtagcaggGCCGCTGTGCTCTATCAAACGACAACACGATCACCAGGGCCGCTCCATCAACCGacttcaatcaatcaaccagtggcgtgtgtgtgtgtgtgtgtgtgtgtttgtgtccccCGAGGAGCAGGGCAGTTGCGTTTAGTTGCGGCTGCAGGCTGGATCCCCAACTAATCGTTGCATTTCGACCCTCTCCTTCTGTTTTCTGGCTCCACGACGAcgcgcggacggacggaccagcAGCCTCCCATCGAACTTCAGCCGATACTCCCCGCTCACCGGTGACCTGGGCAGCTCAGTATTATCCGCTAACGCAATCAACGGCTCCGGCTGGTGCATCTTCGTCTACAACCTtgcgccggaaacggaagagaACGTGCTGTGGCAGCTGTTCGGGCCGTTCGGGGCCGTGCAGAGCGTCAAGGTGATCAAGGACCTGCAGACGAACAAGTGCAAAGGGTTCGGGTTCGTCACGATGACCAACTACGACGAGGCGGTCGTCGCCGTCCAGTCCCTGAACGGTTACACCCTCGGGAACCGCGTGCTGCAGGTCAGCTTCAAGACTAACAACACCAAGTCGAAGGCCAattaaaaatgggaaaaatttTAAGTTTCTTTATGTTGGTTCTGGCGGGGGGAACGGGGGGGTTGGATGGAAGGGGGGTAGAGGGTCACCCCCAAACGCACACATCCGTGAATTTTCGACactccgatgccgatgccggcgaAACTCATTACACACACTTATTTTTGGTTTGATGCAGTTCGATCACTGTCACTAACACGCTCTTTTAGAGGTAAAGCCCCGTTCTTTAGCCTAGAAGAGTCcagtctgtctgtctgtctgtctgtgtgtgtgtgtgtgtgtgtaaatcaTTGAACATTCATTTAAGCACAAGTACGCCAGCCCAACCACCCCCCCTTTCCACCCACCCCTGTCCCAGGACACTCGGCGGGGACCGGGCATCAGAGCGGCCGCTAAGCGTTAAGCGCACACAGATCTGACGCACAGAttagcccccccccccccggggggaggtaTCCGGGGACGATACCAGCAGTTAGCAGTATTAGCACCACAAGGCTCTCCGAGACGGACCCCGGAGAAGGGTTCAAGGGTACTCCCCGACACTCCTTTAGAGCGAACGAACCGTGTCAGGTTGCTACACTTtcggcacaccaccaccaccaccaccttcaatACCGTTGGCCATAGCACACCCCCGTACCCACACCCGTCAGTCGTCGTCGAAGTCGAAGCCGCGGACACCggtttccccccccccccccctccacccTTTTGTCAGCTAGTGAAATTAACGATTAGAATCATTTTCAGCCCGAAACGCTCAAATATAAAAGTAGTAAGAAAACGATAGTCGACTCGCAGTGTAGCAGTgtagcagtgtgtgtgtgtgtgcgcgcacacTGTCTTCCTGCGACCGCAGCCTCGGCGACGATTGGACTTAGCCGCCGCGTAGAGTGAGGGTGAGCTCCCGGGGGTTTACTGGGCACGGTGACACGGTTAGGTTAGTGAAATAATTATGCCCGcgcccgcggcggcggtgtggaaGGTCTCCCGGGGAGGGGACCTGGGGGTGGGTCAAAACAGAAGGATTAGGCAAatgtatatgtgtgtgtgtctgtgtatgtgcaataatatttaaattggGCTGGACGGTGGCATTCCTGAATTGGGCGCAGGGGGCTAGGAACCTATGAATTATTATGTAACttagacaaaacaaaaccggtgGGTACCTGCGGGTGTGCGGTGGCAAAgggtggaggtggtggcggaaaCCGGTGCAGCTAGGACCGCCATTTGGGGGCGGGCTGCGAAGCTTGGCTGTTCGGCTCCCTCGAGCGTGCTTGGAAGGGTGTGAGGGTGGGTGGaagggggtggtggggggctTGCCTCCAGGCACGGCACACACTACGGCGCACTCTGGGCGCacagaccaccaccaaccaaccaactaaaTTTAATCGAATGCTTGAGTATTTCTGAGTTTACTCCCCCAGTTTAGTTTAAGTACGTATTTACAAGACGCAAGCGATCTCTTACTTACTCACTGCTGGCTATTTTACAATTATTCCTACAGTGTATACCAGACACTAGTCATTTAACGTGCAATTCAAAGTCGACGGCGCTGTGCCGCGCCGTTGACTTGCGGTTTCCATTTTGCGTGCAATGCGACTTCAAGGTGACCTTCGTTCCATGAGTTCACATTCCGTACTTCGTTTAgactaatcgatcgatcgaccccAGCGTGTCCCACTTAATATGCTGTATACTAAATGTACTGTCCCACTGTACTGTCTTACTGTACGGATGTAGCAGAGGCTTTAGCTTGCCCTTTCATAACACCAGTCGATGCGAGTGGAGTCGATGCTTTGTGTCTGTATCCCAAGGAACCCAAGAATCTCGAGACGAACAGCCGAAAGGGGCTGGTTTCGATGTTTGGACGATGTGCGTCCAAGGCAGCACGAGCCACGCCAAGCCGGTCGAGGCAGGCCAGAATTGATCGAGAGTGGACTTTAAGTCGCGGACAAACGGAACGAGGAAAGCGGAGCGAAACGGAGAACTGGAAGTGtagcgagagggagagagagagcgaaagagagagagatagagagaaagagagcgaaagagagagagagagagagagagagtagaggAAACGATATCTTGTAGTCAAATTTTACTATGTGaggttttcactttttcaatgtttttcgTCTTCTTTGACCGTCGATTGTTCAactctttttattttgtctgCAATTCCGAGATgaaggaaagcaaataatCTAAATTGATATTTAGCTGAAATaagtttaaaatttcaaataaatgaaatcTAATTGTGcttaaaataatcaatttaatcaatttacaACTTAACCTATATTTGAGAATATACACACATATACATATATTATATCAATATATTTTATAATACGGCAAAGTTgtaacaaaccaaaccaaaaacaaaaacgaacgaatgtGAGGAGGCACAAGCAGCGTGCACGTGCACGTACCGCCGATCAGAGTTGATGTTGGTTGCTGTGTTGCtgcaaaaaacagcaaacccgCGCGAAAAGTGTAAgcggaaaacaaacccaaGGTGCGACCAGGTGCGACACCACGAGAACTGCTTCTGTGACGTCTTTCGGGGCTTTTCAAACTTATACTTTGacaccctgccctgccctgtgGACGGTATttgaacagagagagagagagagagaacaggAAGGAGCGAGGCACAGGAGAGCATACACTCACACTCAGTTCACAAGAGAACATACATGTTCTCCTTTCAGGCCCACGCTTCCTTCGAAACGGATTAACAGGGTGCCGTGGTGTGGTCTTTacttaattaattaaaccgGAATAAAACCGCGACAACCTATGGAAAGGGTAGAAGGTatggcgacggcagcggcagcagcaacagcggtCTTACTCAAGATATTTTCTGGCGTATTAGTCAAAATTTTATTCCATTAGAATATACTGATAAATGAAACTTGATATGATTATTGATAACCGATAGCTGTATGACTTTGTGAGCGATGAGGCACACAGGCGCACAACGCGGCAAGAGGCGGGGAAACCAACAGAACAGGGCAGAACAGGACTCCTGCCCGCCCCCCGTCGACCTTTCCCGCCATTTTTAAACGTTCTTACCCGACTAAAAACCTTTACTTTCCTACATATATAATTAGCGCAgtgcataattaatttaaGCCCCGGGTCTCCGAGATCCGGGATTGATTTTCATTCACGTGTGGTCGTCCATTTAACATACCGTGGCACGTGCTACGTGCCGGTACGTTGACAAACCTCTTACGCAAAAGTTACTCTTGGCATGGGATACAGCAATTTCTTTACATATTTGTTTATTCCCTTTATTCACCTCCAATCGTCGAGCGTATTTACcgacacacatacagacataaacacacacccacacacacacacaccaatacACGTATTTGTTCCGCACCCCAACATTATTCCTCAACCGCAGTTTCACCGACGAACACATTGGCACACTCTATTGGTCCGGCCACGTCCGGCTCTACGTCCTTTGTTCAGCTCAGCGAGCGCAAGCGAGATCCTTTTTCCCGCGACTCGCCCATGCGTTGCGCGGCCCCttcaaaacaatagaacatGAAAGCGAGCAAATAACCGATTCAATTGGTTGGGAAACTTTCAGGAAACCGCACTCACTCCACGCtccaaagcaaacaaacaagtctGGGAACTCGCACAAAACAATACGTTAAACTGCGCCAGAGAAGCattggaaaaaagaaaaaagagagaaagagatagatagagagaaaaagatagagagaaagagagagagatagaaagaaacGCCGTAAACCGTAAGATTGAAAGTATTCCCA
This window of the Anopheles cruzii chromosome X, idAnoCruzAS_RS32_06, whole genome shotgun sequence genome carries:
- the LOC128268464 gene encoding ELAV-like protein 2, with the protein product MIANGLETVQQNGRSGSIGSGQEDSKTNLIVNYLPQTMTQEEVKSLFSSIGDVESCKLIRDKVTGQSLGYGFVNYHRPEDAEKAINTFNGLRLQNKTIKVSFARPSSDAIKGANLYVSGLSKSMTQQDLENLFNAYGQIITSRILCDNITGLSKGVGFIRFDQRSEAERAIQQLNGTTPKGASEPITVKFANNPSNNINKAIPPLAAYLTPTPNLRRFPPGPIHPLSGRFSLPSNFSRYSPLTGDLGSSVLSANAINGSGWCIFVYNLAPETEENVLWQLFGPFGAVQSVKVIKDLQTNKCKGFGFVTMTNYDEAVVAVQSLNGYTLGNRVLQVSFKTNNTKSKAN